The genomic segment TGTACACCTACTCTCAAAATATTGAGGTTCAAATTGTTCATTCATTTGGATAACACAGATTCCTCACGTTAATACATTAATACATGGGAGACTTTGTCAAGTCGATTATCTCAGGATATGCAACTGCCTTTCTCTTCTTACCGCCTGAACCGATCATATGGCAAGGCGAGGGTGTAAAAATAGCTATAACCTCGACTTTCTTCTTGATTGTGAGTTGACCTTTACAAGCAACAAAGGTTGTTGCCGACTGTTTCTTGTCAAACTCTTCCACTGATACAGGTAGTATTTTGCTCGTCTTCAACATAACTGTAACTGACAATATTACAGAAGCTGGTGACAAATGAAGATTCTGCTCGATTAGGAGGTGATGACTGCCTTTGATCTTCTTTTCTGCTATGCTGTAAGTTCTTTATCCCTATCCAATTTTCCTTTTAACAACCAGTAAACTCATGGCTTGTATCAATGATATGTCTTGGAAAAGTTTCTTCGAAACCACCAAGACTGCTTGGAGAATCACTTGCTTTTCTTGCTGCTTCTATAGATTCTTGTGTTGATTCTTGCAAAACGTCATTTAAATCACAGTCGTCGTCGGAACTCAAATCATCAGTCGCCCCTGTATTGCTCTCATTGTAACAGGGCAACTCATCCATTGTACAATTCTGTGTTCGCATTTGCTGAGGCAAAGTTGGACAACCAGATGTATGGTTTCTGTACTttgtggagaagaagtttataGCAAGATTCAAGCTGAAACACAGAACAAAGAAAGAAAATAGGAACATATGAAGAATCACATCAGAAAGAATCAATAACCAGTCCATCTATACAAAATTTGATATACCTGTTCCATGCAGGAAGTGAGAGCATAGTGTAGGGCTAATTTAATCTTATTGGCAATTCCAGAAAGGGATTTGAAACTTGCAGCAGCTGATCGTACGGCTACAGATTCCACTGGATGTTGCCATGCCCATTCAAACTGCAAGCTCCAATCAAACACAATCCATCTTCAATTATTTACGGCCAAAATACAAAACCATCACAGCAAATTTCATAAGACCCTGCCGTATTTGTTATGTTTCGTATCACTAATCTAAAATTACCTTCCCAGCATAACACTTTTACAAGGTAATCAGGACAGCAGGATTTCTggtttcttaaatataaaaattaagaaCGATACATTTTCTAAAACACGAGCttaaattaatgaaaatttactcaaaataaataaataatttcacaAAAACGAGTAGCTAAAAAATGGCACCGCCTCTATTTCTTGctcttaaaaaaaataacctGAAGAGCAGCAACATTTGTGGGGAAGCCATAGATGCACAGCACCACCTCCCAGGGGCGTTTCTTCTTGGTACGCCAAGCACCACTCCCGATTTCACCGTTGTGCTGCCTGATTCTCCGCCGTGGATTCACAGTAAATCTGCAAAATCACGGCACTAAAAATTTGGTAGTTTTCTACTGTTCTGATCAAACATAATCACTTCAATAAACAAAATGATCCTAAACCCGATCATTGCAGTAAATCAAGTGCTTTAGTTCCATCTAACAATCCAACAGTATACCCTATTGTACGTGTGGCCTTTGAATCTGGGACTACGAGACGTCAGCAGATAACATGCAACGAATCTCCCCCCTTTTCCTTTTACCTCTCCATCAAAGGGTTTGTTGGGTCTCCTTTGTCACCTTCCTTCTCCTCATCTCACACTTTCTTTACAATTTTCTATTGTTTTCTGATCGAATGGATTAACCTCAATTCAACAGCAGAAAATGACCGTAGTGATTCgtagattttttttcttcattattattattattattattttatatatttattagtaGTGGGATTATGGTGAAGCTAACCGGGCTGTGACAATTGCAGCCTAGTTTCCTTTTCGATCACAGTCAGATAGAGTATTTCTTGCTTGGGTTTAccattacaaattttttttaatgggtTTTCAAGCATTATGTCCCATCGATATTCTTGAGATTGGAAAATATGGTTTTTCACTTTTATATGAAAAACGGGTGGCGGCTGGTACTCAGATTCACATTCACCTGATGACAtacatataataaattgtatttaatttattttgattatgTTTATCAGTCATTACATAAAACAAGAAATAAAGTATTTTCCCCCCAAATCAGAATAGAATCCATCCAGTTTCCTCCCATAGAACTGACTTtactatttttttcttttttacatATTATATCACTATTGATCCACAGCATGGTAAAAGaatatttgatataaaaaaagGCTAAAAGAATAATTGGAAAAAACCCATCAAAAGTACAAACAACGATAAAATCAAATTGTCTACTTTGGGAGGGGGGTTTTATAATTTATAGAAAAAAtgcataaaatttgaaattttttctaTTAATACAGAGAATTTTTTCAACTAGGAGAATCAGTCCCCTTTCAACCCCACCAGATTTACAGCTAAGTGTAGGCATTAAAAAAGAACCATAGAACAAATATCATATCAGCTGCTGACTGAGATTGGTCcatatgttttcaaatcaaacatacaCGGATTAGTACAACTATTTACAAGAAATTAAGTAGAAGGGGGAGGGGGGGAATGGAATGCATTCAACAGTAGAAAAGATAGGAATAAACAACATGCAAGCAAGCAAGCAAAAGGAACCCCAAATATTAATGGAATCTTCTGTCACAAaaagaatcaaggaaaaagCCATACATTTATTCATCCATACCAATAAAGCACAGTGTTTTAAAGCCAGTGGAAAACCCTTACTTGCAAGAACCAAACTAACCAAATACCTTAATAAATGCAAAGGCCGTAGATCTAAGGCTACAGATGCCTGAATAGGAACCAAAAACTGggaaaatttaagattcagagaATGTTGAACTTAAACATCACACACAATGCCTCCAGCTAACTACGGAAGCTTATTACTGTAAATAAGAAACATTAAATACTGTTCCTCATTCTAAGAAAGATGGAGGAAGTAACAGGAAACACCTGTATGCCATGTCAATTTCAAATCAAGCCAATTGACAAGTTAAACCATACACATATATTATACTGAATTTTTTGGCAATGTGCATTGAACTAAACCATATATTTTAATAGACATGCATAACAGGTCAATGGTTAAAACTTGCTGACCAATGGAAAAGGGAAAGTCATAAAAGAACAGCAATTGGCACCCATGACTAATGCATAACAAATGAAACTGTGATCATGCAGCACTTTCATCCATATCCAACCAGAAGTTTCTAAAAGAACTTGTGCAAATGGGACCAGCACTTTGATCCATTATAATCTGATGACAAGTAAACACCAGAACACGAGTCATTCACGACAATTCAAATTAAACATCCACACAAATTATCGTCACCGAGCCCCCACAGGTAAACACAAAACCAACCAAAAACTTACCTTTGTGCAAATAAACACTCAAATTGAAGTACATTTTTCAAGTGAAACCACAAAATTAAGGCagcagaaagaaagaatctTTAACAACAAGGTAATACCAATCATCTATACAAGGATGAATGAACTATTTGAGCACAGAAGTACTACAACAGGCTGCACCCacctttataaaatcatgcataaaactCGCAATCACAATGATTGTAACGCAGATTGCATTGCGTCAAACCAGATCTAACATGACAGGtaaaaaatacaagaaaatgaCCCAAACAAACAGAGTGGAAAGAATGGCCTATAACGCATCATGGACCGAGTTAATCAGCACGAAGCTTTCCTTCTGATGGAGAAGATGAAGAAACTAAATTCCTCCACAGATATCTGCCGCTTGCCATATCCACACAAGTCCAAAACCCCTTCCCTACGACCGTACAGAACTGCAATCACATTTTATAAATATCAGAATCATCGTAGCTAAAATTCATCGTTTCTTTTCCTTCTATACAAAATAAGTGCTCAATGAGAAGAAAGTTAAATTTAATTCAGCATAACGAAAAAAACAGAACACGATTTTTCCCGAACTAGACACACATTAAAATTAAACCAATCCAAGTAGTTCGTCGGCTTCCTGACAACTAAAATTCAACTTGAAAGCGTTCGAACTGGAATGAACTGAATGGAAAAAATCAAACCATCACAATGATCATAACATTACCCTGGAAGAAGGGGAAACGGTGTTCTTGGAGGCAATTTCTTCTTCGGCAGAGGAAGCGACGACGTCGTCAGTTTGATTTGGCGGCGATTTGAGGCCTCGGAGTACGAGGAATCCGGCCAGGGTGGCGGAGAGGAAGATGAGAATAATTCTGAGGGGACACATTTTCTCCTCCCTCCctgtctctctctctctccgtTGAGGAAGAAATGAAATGATTAGGTGAAGAAAAGAATATGAATTTTGTCAGTGGTGGAGAAGGTGGGTGGGTTGGCTTGCTATTTGACTAAAATCttcatatgtattttatattatcatttattacaATTATTACGTGCTTTATGCAATTATGCCTAATTATATGTTCGCAATTAATATAATactaataagaaaaataatattattatcatattaaCATGTAGGGGTGCAGCGGGTAACCACCGTTTTGCTGGTCCAACCCAAATGGATAGTTAATTTTTTTACTTTAATTATTGTAAAATTTGAGTTTTCGTATCTATGTTATGCCTAAataatattgtttttttaatcCACCAATCTATATTTATTCTAACATAAAAACTCTATGATTTATCGTGTCAACCTCATTCATATATGAGAATTAACAAAAATAGTCGGACGTGACCATGAGGTAATACCATATGGTTAACGTCTGATTAACAAGCTCAAAttacttcattttttttaatcgaGATGGAGCTCAAAAAACCTCTACTTGATCAAACTCCATGAACTTATTTCTGATCGATCTCTGCTTTGCTTGATTActtctattctattttattaaagttgaggACATGACAATAACCACCTAAAAAAACACCAACTTTTTCCTCCAACTTTATCTTATACGATACTAAtattaaacttttattttttgttatttttttttaaatttcaacacacatttttttttatttcaacaattcaaatatcaatttagtgcTTCCATAATTaatcaaatttcactttagcccattgataatgataaaaaagactaCACATACGCATCGCGTGTACAGAATAACTAGTTCTAACTATAACCAGCAGCCATTActctatttttcattttttatatatatgttccAGTTCCTATACTTCATCCAAATATAGTATGCCATCATACTCGAAATTTACAAGTTAGAAGCAAGAAATGTCACAGAAGGTCCGGTCCGCATTATTGGTTGTCCCAGTAAACGTAATTGTAATTTTAGAAAGTCGCGATTTAATGGACTGTTACAAATATGaggtattaattaattatggaaATCGATAGCTTACGTGCCAAGTGTAAATATTTGGGCCCTCTTTTACGTTTTCAATAAATGGCTAATAAGTAATAAATCcctcaagaaaaaaaaaattattgagattttaaaaatactacaaaactatattatttaatccaTCCTTCTATAGACACCAATACTATTTCCTACCATTAAATTGAgaaaaacatttttttcccCACTCGGAACGTCGTGTTCATGTATTTTTTTATGCAAATAATTTTTAAGAAGTCAACCCAACCCGTTATATTTCAACACGTTAACTTGAGAGCATTtctttttgatatttgatttttatttgaGCAATACATATAAGAATAAGTCAAAGTTTCAAACCCCTTTATCGGGTTGTTATGGATCATATAAAAAAGTAGTTGAACAATAATGAAAAAAGCAACCAAAAAAAATAGTAGTTGGACAATTCTCCGTATATTCTCTCTCGTCATATATTAAGTATTTTGAATTTTGACAAATTCAAGTTTCAAGAGTTATCTTTTCACAGCTAtggatttatattatttttcaaacatTGACATAGACAAAGGATtggataattatatattttctatGCAAGAATGGGAATCCAAAACAGTACTCGGCTGTCAAAACCCACTGCATTTTTTCCTAATCCTAACAAAACAGATAAATAAGCCAATCGGAGTTGAACCAATCTTGTAAAATGACATTGTCAACAAGTTGGAGTTGAGGAAGCTTAATTTTTTAGGAAAGGATTCAATCCGGTCAGCTTTAATAAACAGGCTTAAAAAAACTAGATAACGATGTGATATGAAAGGAAGTATTTGTTCTATTTGAAGATTTTGAAATGTATTCGTTCAACCAATCAAATTTGAGTCACAAGAATCCCAGGTCGACGTTAGAGCACATAGAGACGGTCCATGCCGACTCGACCACAGCAGTGTTGCAACATGAATGAACCATCGCTCTTATGCTCACATAGATAAGATATGGTTTTCATAATAACTACCAAGTAAGGCAGTCAACAGGTTAGGTGGTTCGGGTCCTACTAAGCTTAGAGCAGCCTAGTAAAACAAAGCTTATAAAAACTAATCCCGCTTAGGGGGTCCAGACCAATTGACATGATAATTGGAGTTGAGTCGATCAACTAACTTCACTAATTTAGACTTAATTTGTGTACACATACCTGATCAAGAAACAACTTTTAGCGCTTCATGAACCGACCAACATTGGCAAGTACTGTCCTTAAACTTCTGATGCCAGCCCCAGTACTAGAGCTAACCATCATTTGCAGTTCAAGCATGTCACCGtaacttaatatttttattatgattgATAAGATATTAGGCTAACTAATTGAACATACCAAGGGTTGAATCACAGACTTGCTTGCTTTGAGGCTCTGTAGACGAGAAATGTTGTAGCTTCAGTATGGAAATAAATATTTACTGAGATTTCAATCAAATGCAAAAGATGTGTACTACCTCTTCAATTTGCATTGCTCGTCGTGCCACTGTAGCTGGGAAAACTAAATCTGTCTTTGTTAAAACAATTTGATACCTGGTTTGTGACATGCAAGTTAACGCATAAAATAGACTCAAGCCTCTCCGACAAGAATAAACCAGGATAACATATATGAGGCAAAATATTAAGAGGAAGGCTACTGAGAGCCCCAGTCTTTCAAGTCtagaaattaaaattcaattatttataaaactataattatttttgatgaAAAAGTAAATAAATCAACCACATTCAAAAACATAtgcaacaataaaccatatccATGCAGGCATCATCACATATGATATACCTACCTTTCCATCAAATGGATGAGCTCATGATCCCTTGGTTTCATACCCCATTTTGTGTCAACAAGAAGGCACACTCGCTTCAGACTAACACGGTCACCTGCAAATGTGCATTCTGGGTGTTATGAACATACAATATATGAAACTGTGAAACGGAATTCAAATATTATTCTTGTAAACACAAAAAGTTACATTCGTAAGGAAAACAGACAAGTACCCTCAGATAAACACCAAAGACACAATCACAGCAAGTACACTCCTGAAGTTGTTCGTAATCTAGTTTAACATGCGAGTCAactcaagaaaaataatttaatcaaagACCACTTAGTCTTCAGATTGCCATGTTACATCTGGTTCAGAATTCCAGTTGAAATTTCCTAAACAACCAATAGATGTGACACAATTTAACTTGTTAATTCAACATTATCAAACGCaagtaaaaaatttaatatgatatgaatatACCAGTAAATTATCAATACAGACTGACATCAAGCCATGGCAAGTTGAGATCAATAGGCCACTACTCGTTCCAGAGACAGGCAGCTTCCTTTTTCTTTATATGCCAGTAAGAATAAGTATTGCACTATGCAAATCTCACTTAACTTATTTAATAGGAAGAAAAGACGTTACATTTTCCATGACACGATGCTATTTACAAATGCACGTGACATAATATCAGCTACTGAAGAATGATGATGCCAAATTAACAAAGGTAAACAGATGAAGAGAAAGACATAAACAAACTCTTAACACGCAGTTTCAGACTCACAAGTTCCTCCCAAGATTCTTTCACTTCATCTTTAGCATAAGCAAACCCGTATCCAGGTAAGTCCACTAGCGAGAGCTTCGGTCCAAGTTTGAAAAAATTAATAGTCTACAAAAGAGTAAGTTAAAACATATGCATAACCAACATACTTTTGATTCAGCTGTACAACACATGCAGCACCTGAGTAAGTCCGGGCTTGTCTGATGTCCGTACAACACCCCATTGCCTGGTAAGTGCATTGAACAAAGATGATTTTCCCATGTTTGACCGTCCTAAAGAGATTCAAATCCAAAGTACATATGTTAACCCCACACTCGTAACAAACCTATATTCCTAGAAGGATTACAATAAAAGTAAACAACGGAAAAGTAAACAATTTCATGTTTGCCTCTAAAACCagtaaaaataaaacattttcccCAAAATTTTCCACATTGAGATTCAAATTAATAAATGAAGCATGAACAAAAGAAGCAACCAAATCAAGAAACACAGTATTGAGCAAATAGCACGTATATCACTCGCCTCGAGCATTAGTTCGCAATATGTAGAAAAGAATTCATCATCTGACTCTGGTTAGAAGATTAAACAGTCTTACCCGCAAATGCAATCTCTGAAAGATCAGGGGATGGAAATGACGATGAAATCTTGGCCGCAGCAAAGAATTCTAATTTCTTACGAAACACCTATAAAATAGTTAGTACCCACCACCTATAAAAGTAAATTTTCAAATGATGGAGAAGATTTTGTTGATTTTAGGCTCAATGTTATTGACTGGCAGTCATTAGAGTATATTATTTATACCAGGATGCTTATCCTCGAAAACTGAGAAAATATGGCGCAATTACGGCATCTCCATCAAAATTAGATTTTTAATCTGTGCATCATTGACTCCAAGATCCTAAGTTTGCACCAAACTACATAGCTTAATTCTTCTAGCAAATGATAAAGTGGTAAAAGACATGATCTACAGGGGATTGTAATAGGTATACACAATATTGCAAGGATAGGATGCATCTGCATTTTgtctcaatctctcatcttcAATGAGCACCTACAGTTTCATgcttgaaaaaaaaatgtacaTTGACACTGTACGCCAAGGTTCGCCAAACCGAAATTTAAAAGGAGAATGTACAAGATATATGTGCATACTGGTACTTCGATCCTCTCCCTTTCTGAACTTGTTGAGAAAGGAATGTTATCTAAAGGGGCAGAAAGCTTGGTGTTGTATTCTGCCCTCCTAAATTCAATCTCCCGTCTATGACCTAGTAACTGGAAAACGATATAAGAGAAATCTTAGCCTGACCAAAGATTTTAGAAAACAATATCTTTTTGAAGATGATATACTTATCAAGCATTCAAGACGAGGTCAATTTACATTGTCTTCCACAAAGGAAAGGATTGAGGAGCTAGGACAAACGGCACGAAACATTGCAATATTTGACATTTCAACATCAATGTTTGCTGCTTGCTGTTTCTTCTGTTCACTGTCCACCTGGATAATGTAAAGACAGAAAattaggagaaggagtttatCTAGACATTGAAATGATAATATTGAGAGTTATAAATACAATATGCTTGTTGGTGAATTTGCACTATGGGGATGAGAGTTGCATGTAGCTGATTTCCACTAGTCTAGGACCAAGACTTTTACAAACAACTTTAAAAAGTATGAGCAAACATTAAAATAGGAAATAGTTACAAAAATGCAGCTTATTGAATGGTTATGATACAGCCAATAGACATATAGAGTAAAATTACTTTCTCTATTGTTTACTTCAGCTGCTAAGTCTTAAATGAAGATCCAAAATTCTTGGCATGTTCAAAATTCCAAAAGTTTATAACAAGCAGTGAAACATCGACACAGATACTgcacaaaaataaattaacgtAAATATACTAAGGATACAAACGCTACTAAAAGCACCAACTTCTTCAAGAGGTCAGGAGAGTGGGAGCTGGTATTTGTTGAGGGCGAAGCAGCAATGAAAGAGAAAATTACCTTTTTCAAGCAGCTTTCTTTATCAAAATTGGATCTAATCACTCTTTTCTCATCTTTAAACACAGGCCTTGCTTTGTATTTTTTCAGATTGCCTTCATGTGTTCGATCCACAGACTTACCGGTATCCGCATCGATTCTCTTCCTCTTCCGGCCGGAGTTCCTATCAACTACTACTTCAAGCCATTCATTTCGAGTTCTACTCTTCAATTTATCGTCCTTTTTTTCCTTTACTACTAGGTTTATTCGATTTCTCGTGCACGTTGACATAAGAAACATCACTATTATTATCGACTCTACTTTGCACCTTTTTACTTCCCTTTTTCTTAAGCTCTAGATCTCTAATACCATCACTCAACCCTCCTGGTCTTCCAGCAGCAACATTCGCTTTCATATGAACTTTATTAGCAGTGCCCCTAATCGAACTTCTTCCTAGAGACATTACTCAGAAATTCTCAAAACCAATAAAAACACGAATGCTGAAACCCAGTTATAGCCACATTTCATGCGCTCTTTACACTGGAACGCAAATAGTAAAAAATCAAAGCAGAAacacgaaactgagaaaaatctggACATTTATATAAGCTTATCATCGGTGAGCATAGAAAACCTTTGAAAAATGTTTGAGAAATAAAAGGAAAGAGTACCTTTTGAATCCATGCTCAGTAGGTTTTTGCTGAAACCGACCTCCCAGTATGCTGGCGGGCAAATCAAGGAGGGAGCCGACGCCGTTTGTATTGTAAGACCCGCGGGCCGAAATTGGGCCTGCCCAATCCTTCGGTTGATTCAACATTAGTTTCTCTATTACTATTTTTTTTCCcctaaaaagaagaaaatgaatTTGCTGGACATAGattgaaaaaaatttcaaataattttgatagtccaatttgaaattttatatagCTTTTAacgatatttatatatatatatatatatatatatatggcaaTTCatgtatatttaatatatttaattactaAATTGTGTAAAAATGGtaattaaactaattaaataaaatataaataggAAAGAAGTTGTGACAAGTTTTTAAAATTCGTATTACAATTATTTTGTTCTAGCTTCTTAGTTTTAAGTTTAGTTTTGAAAGTTCACTTGAATCTATGAAGTCAGTTGCGGATGAGATCTTGATTCAATAGTTAAAGTTGAGGCTCTGAGACTTGTTGGTCTCATGTTCGAGCTTATTTGATTGCGGGTAGTTTTTTAAATTCATATAGGTAGATTTAGTTGTTCATTCTTGTATTAACGCTCAAGTCCTAATCAATAGTACGAACAATCACATCATATCTTTGTAATTTAGAATCATAAACATACGTATTGATGCGCTCAATAAGAAGGCGGAGTCATCTCATCCGTTTTTTTGATACACATTTATATTTTTGGAGCGGTTTGATTCGGTATATTGAAGAATTGGTTCATGATCATCGATTCAAGGTATTTTTATGAATGCACATTTTTTGAGCGCATCACGTATACTCTTAAAAAGAATAGGTAGTTAGTTTTTACACCACattcttgtttttttaaaactaGTGCACCGACGCACGCATTacgtgcttgtataatatttgtttataattcatttgatttatatttaaatgatgatcaagatataattataagaaatagtgaagGACTACATTGTGATTtcgatatataaattaaaaaataaattgaaaaataacataataaaataataacctGAGTAAGAATTGAACCTATAACATAAACCCAAAAAAACAATTACTCTATCCGCTGAACCACATATAACttacaataaaattttaacattttattaatatatataattattaaaacagaccatgacaccaaagttagttactctaagtgtctcaaatttaataaaataataataatatagataATATACATGTAGTTAGAGATATATATGGCCAATTAGTACTTCATTTAAACAAGCAATTCCAGAATCCAGAATGTTCTTTTGACCTTTGAAGGTTTCCAACCTCAAGAGTTTTTGAAGGTCAAAATGAGCGGCACCGTCCTTGCCCTATTAACAACGACGCACGAACAAAATCCAACCACAGTTCTCTTAAGAATGCGTAGACATAAAGCTATTTCATTTTTGAGAAACTGTTAAAAACTTGAATTTAAATTATATCAAGTCATTTTAAAAGTCCATTATATGtttgaaatatcaaaattataaaataattgaataatcaaattttttatttcgaATTACAGCTGACATTATGACAAAGCACAAACAAAGGACCATTCATTCCCCAATTcgatattataatatattactCAACTTGACAGTCTTAAACAAGATGATTTAACTAAAAAACTAcgtttaaaacataaaaataaaagtgcatactgttgaaaaatatatttaaaatgtgtgtattgaatatttgaatgttgaatatttgaatgttgaaaataagagttgtaaatattgaaaattagtgtgtgatgatgtaggtaatgatgtattttatttttggattatttgtaaagatttcctataaatagatctctcatttgtgaagaaaatcacaattgagtagagagaaaaatattataaagtgtgtagtttggtaaattttgagagtttgagatttttactttttaccataaatttttactttttcacaacacgttatcagcacgaaactctaaaagtcctccatattttttccaagctccaaacagaagaaaaaggtaacaaaagtaataatatt from the Primulina tabacum isolate GXHZ01 chromosome 8, ASM2559414v2, whole genome shotgun sequence genome contains:
- the LOC142554343 gene encoding uncharacterized protein LOC142554343 is translated as MCPLRIILIFLSATLAGFLVLRGLKSPPNQTDDVVASSAEEEIASKNTVSPSSRFCTVVGKGFWTCVDMASGRYLWRNLVSSSSPSEGKLRAD
- the LOC142553385 gene encoding uncharacterized protein LOC142553385 is translated as MFLMSTCTRNRINLVVKEKKDDKLKSRTRNEWLEVVVDRNSGRKRKRIDADTGKSVDRTHEGNLKKYKARPVFKDEKRVIRSNFDKESCLKKVDSEQKKQQAANIDVEMSNIAMFRAVCPSSSILSFVEDNLLGHRREIEFRRAEYNTKLSAPLDNIPFSTSSERERIEVPVFRKKLEFFAAAKISSSFPSPDLSEIAFAGRSNMGKSSLFNALTRQWGVVRTSDKPGLTQTINFFKLGPKLSLVDLPGYGFAYAKDEVKESWEELVSLKLRVKSDRVSLKRVCLLVDTKWGMKPRDHELIHLMERYQIVLTKTDLVFPATVARRAMQIEESLKASKSVIQPLL